The proteins below come from a single Acidovorax sp. NCPPB 4044 genomic window:
- a CDS encoding LacI family DNA-binding transcriptional regulator, with product MNASATPPPRRTRRASGRVTLDDVARLAGVSPITVSRALRRERSVDPALAERVQAAADQLGYVPDPAARALASQRSTQVLVLVPMLSNTLFVDLLEAVHRTLFPQGFQPLIGVTHYDTDEEALLLRTYLPHRPAGLLVTGFDRSEAARQLIARSGVPCVHLMETSDAPGVYCVGFSQADAGAAITQHLIDSGRRRIAFCAAQLDPRTLQRAEGYRRALREAGLYDPRLEMLSPEGSSIALGAHLFEETLRRVPEVDAIFFCNDDIAQGGLLAANRGGVSVPGRVAVAGFNDLAGSDQMVPPLTTVRTPRSEVGRAGAAMLLGLMHGTPPAHSCVALDYQLVVRGST from the coding sequence TTGAACGCTTCCGCCACGCCTCCGCCGCGCCGCACCCGCCGCGCCAGCGGCCGGGTCACTCTCGACGACGTGGCCCGGCTCGCCGGCGTGAGCCCCATCACCGTTTCGCGCGCCCTGCGCCGCGAACGCAGCGTGGACCCGGCGCTGGCCGAGCGGGTTCAGGCGGCGGCCGACCAGCTGGGCTACGTGCCCGACCCCGCGGCCCGGGCGCTCGCCTCGCAGCGCAGCACCCAGGTGCTGGTGCTCGTGCCCATGCTGTCGAACACCCTGTTCGTGGACCTGCTGGAAGCCGTGCACCGCACGCTCTTTCCCCAGGGTTTCCAGCCACTGATCGGCGTGACCCATTACGACACGGACGAGGAAGCGCTTCTGCTGCGCACCTACCTCCCGCACCGGCCGGCCGGGCTGCTGGTGACCGGCTTCGACCGCAGCGAGGCCGCGCGCCAGCTCATCGCGCGCAGCGGCGTGCCCTGCGTGCACCTCATGGAAACCAGCGATGCGCCGGGCGTCTACTGCGTGGGGTTCTCCCAGGCGGACGCGGGCGCTGCCATCACGCAGCATCTGATCGACAGCGGCCGCCGGCGCATCGCCTTCTGCGCAGCCCAGCTCGACCCCCGCACCCTGCAGCGCGCCGAAGGCTATCGCCGGGCACTGCGGGAGGCCGGCCTGTACGACCCGCGCCTGGAAATGCTGAGCCCGGAGGGCTCCTCCATCGCCCTGGGCGCGCACCTGTTCGAGGAGACACTGCGGCGCGTGCCCGAGGTGGACGCCATCTTCTTCTGCAACGACGACATCGCCCAGGGCGGCCTGCTGGCCGCCAACCGGGGCGGCGTTTCGGTGCCGGGCCGCGTGGCCGTCGCCGGCTTCAACGACCTGGCCGGCAGCGACCAGATGGTGCCGCCGCTCACCACCGTGCGCACGCCGCGCAGCGAGGTCGGCCGCGCCGGAGCCGCGATGCTGCTGGGCCTGATGCACGGCACGCCGCCTGCGCACAGTTGCGTGGCGCTGGACTACCAGTTGGTGGTGCGCGGCAGCACCTGA
- a CDS encoding gluconokinase — protein MNLMDSAIQAEPPTALVVMGVSGCGKSSVAAQAAALLGWALHEGDAYHSPESVAKMRTGQPLTDEDRAGWLDRLARLLAEAGPGGVVLTCSALRRRYRDRLRAASPGLRFAFLELDYDSALARVSARPGHFFSPTLVADQFATLESPLGEPGVLPLDATRPVQQLAAAAAQWVRAGAAGAPGNPDPDDNHHAARTTAAPASSGDNP, from the coding sequence ATGAATTTGATGGATAGCGCTATCCAAGCCGAACCGCCCACCGCCCTGGTGGTGATGGGGGTCTCCGGCTGCGGCAAATCCAGCGTGGCGGCGCAGGCCGCCGCGCTGCTGGGATGGGCCCTGCACGAAGGCGATGCCTATCACTCGCCAGAGAGCGTCGCCAAGATGCGCACCGGCCAGCCGCTGACCGACGAGGACCGGGCGGGCTGGCTGGACCGGCTGGCCCGGCTGCTGGCCGAGGCGGGGCCGGGCGGCGTGGTGCTCACCTGCTCGGCGCTGCGACGCCGCTACCGCGACCGCCTGCGCGCGGCCTCGCCCGGGTTGCGGTTCGCGTTCCTGGAGCTGGACTACGACAGCGCCCTGGCGCGCGTCAGCGCCCGGCCGGGCCACTTTTTTTCCCCGACGCTGGTGGCGGACCAGTTCGCCACGCTCGAATCGCCGCTTGGCGAGCCCGGCGTTCTGCCGCTGGATGCGACCCGGCCCGTGCAGCAGCTCGCCGCCGCCGCCGCGCAATGGGTGCGCGCAGGCGCGGCCGGCGCCCCGGGCAACCCAGACCCTGACGACAACCACCACGCCGCCCGGACTACCGCCGCGCCGGCCTCTTCCGGAGACAACCCATGA
- a CDS encoding TRAP transporter small permease: MTEPIGTGAPVRPKNRLQRLAEHFMVLALAGMVVAVFVNVVLRYAFGTSIVSYEEISRLLFVWLVAVGAIVAAFEGKHLGFDMLTARLTGAPRKALFWVSQALVALCMVLLLKGSWEQVVAGMQSYSTVLGYPLALGAASTLVLAAGLLVALVLELVRGRPAGDDAGGDASVE, from the coding sequence ATGACGGAACCCATCGGCACGGGCGCGCCCGTGCGCCCCAAGAACCGGCTGCAGCGCCTGGCCGAACATTTCATGGTGCTGGCGCTCGCCGGCATGGTCGTGGCCGTGTTCGTGAACGTGGTGCTGCGCTATGCCTTCGGCACGAGCATCGTCTCCTACGAGGAGATCTCGCGGCTGCTGTTCGTCTGGCTGGTGGCCGTGGGCGCCATCGTGGCGGCGTTCGAGGGCAAGCACCTCGGCTTCGACATGCTCACCGCCCGCCTCACCGGCGCGCCGCGCAAGGCGCTGTTCTGGGTCAGCCAGGCGCTGGTGGCGCTGTGCATGGTGCTGCTGCTCAAGGGCTCCTGGGAGCAGGTGGTGGCCGGCATGCAGAGCTACAGCACGGTGCTGGGCTACCCGCTCGCGCTGGGCGCTGCCTCCACCCTGGTGCTGGCGGCCGGCCTGCTGGTCGCGCTGGTGCTGGAACTCGTGCGCGGCCGCCCGGCCGGCGACGACGCGGGCGGCGACGCCTCGGTGGAATGA
- a CDS encoding TRAP transporter large permease: MVVTLIFLGVLIGGMAIGMPIAQALVLTGVALMWHLDFFDSQLLAQNLQAGFDNFPLLAVPFFILAGELMNAGGLSRRIIDLARAFVGHIRGGLGFVAIGAAVLLASMSGSAIADTAALATILLPMMRQQNYPASYSAGLLASGGIIAPIIPPSMPFVIYGVTTNTSISKLFLAGVFPGLMMGVFLVLAWWWIARKHQLPAMERVAWGPRMRALLHSFWAMMMPVIILGGLKGGIFTPTEAAVVAAVYALVVSMFVYRELDWRQLYHVFLAAGKTTAVVMFLCGAATVTAYMITLADLPNLLADSFAGVMGNPMLFMALMMVFLLVVGTAMDLTPTILIFGPVCVPLAIKAGIDPVYFGFMFIFVGCIGLITPPVGTVQNVVAGVGRLRMETVIRGTTPFLLVYVLLLILFVIFPSLVTAPMRWLH; encoded by the coding sequence ATGGTCGTGACCCTCATCTTCCTCGGCGTGCTGATCGGCGGCATGGCCATCGGCATGCCCATCGCCCAGGCGCTGGTGCTCACCGGCGTGGCCCTGATGTGGCACCTGGACTTCTTCGATTCGCAGCTGCTCGCGCAGAACCTGCAGGCGGGCTTCGACAATTTTCCGCTGCTGGCGGTGCCGTTCTTCATCCTGGCGGGCGAGTTGATGAATGCGGGCGGCCTGTCGCGCCGCATCATCGATCTGGCGCGCGCCTTCGTGGGCCACATCCGGGGCGGCCTGGGCTTCGTGGCGATCGGCGCGGCCGTGCTGCTCGCCTCGATGAGCGGCTCGGCCATCGCCGACACGGCGGCGCTGGCCACCATCCTGCTGCCCATGATGCGCCAGCAGAACTACCCGGCCAGCTACAGCGCCGGCCTGCTGGCATCGGGCGGCATCATCGCGCCGATCATTCCGCCGTCGATGCCGTTCGTGATCTACGGCGTGACGACCAACACCTCGATCAGCAAGCTCTTCCTGGCCGGCGTGTTCCCGGGGCTGATGATGGGCGTGTTCCTCGTCCTCGCGTGGTGGTGGATCGCACGCAAGCACCAGCTGCCCGCCATGGAGCGCGTGGCGTGGGGCCCCCGCATGCGGGCGCTGCTGCACAGCTTCTGGGCCATGATGATGCCGGTCATCATCCTGGGCGGCTTGAAGGGCGGCATCTTCACGCCGACCGAAGCCGCCGTGGTGGCGGCCGTGTATGCCCTCGTCGTCTCGATGTTCGTGTACCGCGAGCTGGACTGGCGGCAGCTGTACCACGTGTTCCTGGCGGCTGGCAAGACCACGGCGGTGGTGATGTTCCTGTGCGGCGCGGCCACCGTGACCGCCTACATGATCACCCTGGCCGACCTGCCCAACCTCCTGGCCGACAGCTTCGCGGGCGTGATGGGCAACCCCATGCTGTTCATGGCGCTCATGATGGTGTTCCTGCTGGTGGTGGGCACCGCGATGGACCTGACGCCCACGATCCTGATCTTCGGCCCGGTGTGCGTGCCGCTGGCCATCAAGGCGGGCATCGATCCGGTGTACTTCGGCTTCATGTTCATCTTCGTGGGCTGCATCGGGCTCATCACCCCGCCCGTGGGCACCGTGCAGAACGTGGTGGCCGGCGTGGGCCGGCTGCGCATGGAGACCGTCATCCGCGGGACCACGCCGTTCCTGCTGGTGTACGTGCTGCTGCTGATCCTCTTCGTGATCTTTCCCTCGCTGGTGACGGCGCCGATGCGCTGGCTGCACTGA
- a CDS encoding TRAP transporter substrate-binding protein encodes MRIRFALATLVAAIAATGTPVLHAQDFKPRIVRFGFGLVDDSNQGRAARFFAQEVEKATGGKMKVRPIGNASLGSDTQMQQALIGGAQEMMVGSTATLVGIVPEMAVWDTPFLFSTAKEADVVLDGPVGEKVKAKLEPKGMVGLVYWENGFRNLTNSKRPVTRLEDMGDIKLRVMQNNVFLDSFKALGANAVPLPFSELFTALETRAVDGQENPFNTVVSSKFYEVQKYLTVTNHVYSPWIVTVSKKWWDTLSPAEKKVLQDAAVKSRDFERKDTREEAAKALADLKSKGMQVNELPAAEANRMREKLTSVNAGIAKSVGQETWDAVQGAVKQARGAQ; translated from the coding sequence ATGCGCATCCGTTTCGCCCTCGCCACGCTGGTGGCCGCCATCGCCGCCACCGGCACGCCCGTCCTGCATGCCCAGGACTTCAAGCCGCGCATCGTGCGCTTCGGCTTCGGCCTGGTGGACGATTCCAACCAGGGCCGCGCCGCGCGCTTCTTCGCGCAGGAGGTCGAGAAGGCCACCGGCGGCAAGATGAAGGTGCGCCCCATCGGCAACGCCTCGCTCGGCTCCGATACGCAGATGCAGCAGGCGCTGATCGGCGGTGCGCAGGAGATGATGGTGGGCTCCACCGCCACGCTCGTGGGCATCGTGCCCGAGATGGCGGTGTGGGACACGCCGTTCCTCTTCAGCACCGCGAAGGAGGCCGACGTGGTGCTCGACGGGCCCGTGGGCGAGAAGGTCAAGGCCAAGCTGGAGCCCAAGGGCATGGTCGGCCTGGTGTACTGGGAGAACGGCTTCCGCAACCTCACCAACAGCAAGCGCCCCGTCACCCGGCTGGAGGACATGGGCGACATCAAGCTGCGCGTGATGCAGAACAACGTGTTCCTCGACAGCTTCAAGGCGCTGGGCGCCAATGCCGTGCCGCTGCCGTTCTCGGAGCTGTTCACGGCGCTGGAAACGCGCGCGGTCGACGGCCAGGAGAACCCGTTCAACACCGTGGTGTCGAGCAAGTTCTACGAAGTGCAGAAATACCTCACGGTGACCAACCACGTGTACAGCCCCTGGATCGTCACGGTGAGCAAGAAGTGGTGGGACACGCTGAGCCCGGCCGAGAAGAAGGTGCTGCAGGACGCCGCCGTGAAGAGCCGCGACTTCGAGCGCAAGGACACGCGCGAGGAGGCCGCCAAGGCCCTGGCCGACCTCAAGTCCAAGGGCATGCAGGTCAACGAACTTCCCGCTGCCGAAGCCAACCGCATGCGCGAGAAGCTCACGAGCGTGAACGCCGGCATCGCCAAGTCCGTGGGCCAGGAGACCTGGGACGCGGTGCAGGGCGCCGTCAAGCAGGCACGCGGCGCCCAGTAA
- the edd gene encoding phosphogluconate dehydratase, which produces MPLHDTVHTLTQRIRERSAPTRAAYLAQLDFHAQRDRGADRLGCANVAHAFAGMPGNDKFRVVAERARNIGIVTAYNDMLSAHAPLRHYPELIKEEARRHGATAQVAGGVPAMCDGVTQGTPGMELSLFSRDAIAMATAVSLSHDVFDAALMLGVCDKIVPGLLIGALHFGHLPTVFVPAGPMTSGLSNNAKAKVREQAAQGLVGREELLAAESAAYHGEGTCTFYGTANSNQMLLEAMGLHVPGTAFVNPGEALRAELTREAARTVLGAPGAACAPIGRVVDERCIVNAMAALLATGGSTNHLIHWVAVARAAGIVIDWDDFATLSAAVPLLARVYPNGSADVNQFQAAGGPGYVIRELLDAGLMHEDVLTVRPGGLREYTRLPVEDAAAPQAVRLAWTPIGASGDDGVLRPADAPFSATGGLRLLRGNLGRSVIKVSAVPEDRHVIEAPARVFSSQAELQQAFQAGELDRACESHPSHGLVCVVRWQGPQSNGMPELHKLTPPLAVLQGKGYRVALVTDGRMSGASGKVPAAIHVSPEALAGGPLARVRDGDLIRLDAVAGTLDALVDAADWAAREPARRPDDLARADAHGWGRELFAGFRRNALSAEEGACSWL; this is translated from the coding sequence ATGCCACTCCACGATACCGTCCACACCCTCACCCAACGCATCCGCGAGCGCAGCGCCCCGACGCGCGCCGCCTACCTCGCCCAGCTCGATTTCCACGCGCAGCGCGATCGCGGCGCCGACCGCCTGGGCTGCGCCAACGTGGCGCACGCCTTCGCGGGCATGCCCGGCAACGACAAGTTCCGGGTGGTGGCCGAGCGGGCCCGCAACATCGGCATCGTCACGGCCTACAACGACATGCTCTCGGCCCATGCGCCGCTGCGGCATTACCCGGAACTGATCAAGGAAGAAGCGCGCCGCCACGGCGCCACCGCGCAGGTGGCGGGTGGCGTGCCCGCGATGTGCGACGGCGTGACCCAGGGCACGCCGGGCATGGAACTGTCGCTCTTCAGCCGCGACGCGATCGCCATGGCCACGGCCGTCTCGCTGTCGCACGACGTGTTCGATGCGGCGCTGATGCTGGGCGTGTGCGACAAGATCGTGCCGGGCCTGCTGATCGGCGCGCTGCATTTCGGGCACCTGCCCACGGTGTTCGTGCCCGCCGGGCCCATGACCTCGGGCCTGTCCAACAACGCCAAGGCCAAGGTGCGCGAGCAGGCCGCGCAGGGCCTGGTCGGCCGCGAAGAGCTGCTGGCCGCCGAATCCGCCGCCTACCACGGCGAGGGCACCTGCACCTTCTACGGCACGGCCAACAGCAACCAGATGCTGCTGGAGGCCATGGGCCTGCACGTGCCGGGCACCGCCTTCGTGAACCCCGGCGAGGCGCTGCGCGCCGAACTCACGCGCGAGGCGGCCCGCACGGTGCTGGGCGCACCCGGCGCCGCCTGCGCGCCCATCGGCCGCGTCGTGGACGAGCGCTGCATCGTCAACGCCATGGCGGCGCTGCTGGCCACGGGCGGCTCCACCAACCACCTGATCCACTGGGTGGCGGTGGCGCGCGCGGCGGGCATCGTGATCGACTGGGACGATTTCGCCACGCTCTCGGCCGCGGTGCCGCTGCTGGCGCGCGTGTATCCGAACGGCAGCGCCGACGTGAACCAGTTCCAGGCCGCGGGCGGCCCGGGCTACGTGATCCGCGAACTGCTGGACGCCGGCCTCATGCACGAGGACGTGCTCACCGTGCGCCCCGGCGGGCTGCGCGAATACACCCGCCTGCCCGTGGAGGACGCGGCCGCGCCGCAGGCCGTGCGCCTGGCCTGGACGCCCATCGGCGCGAGCGGGGACGACGGCGTGCTGCGCCCGGCCGATGCGCCGTTCAGCGCCACGGGCGGCCTCAGGCTGCTGCGGGGCAACCTGGGCCGCAGCGTGATCAAGGTCTCGGCCGTGCCGGAAGACCGGCACGTGATCGAGGCGCCCGCGCGGGTCTTCTCTTCGCAGGCCGAGCTGCAGCAGGCCTTCCAGGCCGGCGAGCTGGACCGGGCCTGCGAATCGCATCCCTCGCACGGGCTGGTTTGCGTGGTGCGCTGGCAGGGCCCCCAGTCCAACGGCATGCCCGAGCTGCACAAGCTCACGCCGCCGCTGGCGGTGCTGCAGGGCAAGGGCTACCGGGTGGCGCTGGTGACCGACGGCCGCATGAGCGGCGCGTCGGGCAAGGTGCCCGCCGCCATCCACGTCTCGCCCGAGGCACTGGCCGGCGGGCCGCTGGCGCGTGTGCGCGACGGCGACCTCATCCGGCTCGATGCCGTGGCCGGCACGCTCGATGCCCTGGTGGACGCGGCCGACTGGGCCGCGCGCGAACCCGCCCGACGGCCCGACGACCTGGCCCGCGCCGACGCGCACGGCTGGGGCCGCGAACTGTTCGCCGGTTTCCGGCGCAATGCGCTGAGCGCAGAAGAAGGAGCTTGCTCATGGCTGTGA
- a CDS encoding bifunctional 4-hydroxy-2-oxoglutarate aldolase/2-dehydro-3-deoxy-phosphogluconate aldolase — protein MAVTLTALEVMRDAPVIPVIVLHDVAHAVPMARALVEGGIRMLEVTLRTPQALACIEAIARDVPQAVVGAGTVRTPAEAQSAARAGARFAVSPGYTPKVGQACRDAGLPLLPGVATGSEILAAQEDGHSELKFFPALQAGGLAMLKAWQGPFGDVRFCPTGGIQPGNAADFLALANVECVGGSWLVPADALAAGDWARIATLAKEAAGLSR, from the coding sequence ATGGCTGTGACGTTGACCGCGCTCGAAGTGATGCGCGATGCCCCGGTGATCCCCGTGATCGTGCTGCACGACGTGGCCCACGCCGTACCCATGGCGCGCGCGCTGGTCGAGGGCGGCATCCGCATGCTGGAGGTCACGCTGCGCACGCCGCAGGCGCTGGCCTGCATTGAGGCCATCGCGCGTGACGTGCCGCAGGCCGTGGTGGGAGCCGGCACCGTGCGCACCCCGGCCGAGGCGCAATCGGCCGCGCGGGCCGGCGCCCGCTTCGCGGTGAGCCCGGGCTACACGCCCAAGGTGGGCCAGGCCTGCCGCGATGCGGGCCTGCCCCTGCTGCCCGGCGTGGCGACGGGCAGCGAGATCCTGGCCGCGCAGGAAGACGGCCATTCGGAACTGAAGTTCTTCCCCGCGCTGCAGGCCGGCGGGCTGGCCATGCTCAAGGCCTGGCAGGGGCCTTTTGGGGACGTGCGCTTCTGCCCGACCGGCGGCATCCAGCCCGGCAACGCGGCAGACTTTCTTGCCCTGGCCAACGTGGAGTGCGTGGGCGGGTCGTGGCTGGTGCCGGCGGATGCGTTGGCCGCGGGCGACTGGGCGCGCATCGCCACCCTGGCGAAAGAAGCCGCCGGTTTGAGCCGTTAA
- the gloA gene encoding lactoylglutathione lyase, whose protein sequence is MRFLHTMLRVGNLQRSIDFYTHVLGMQLLRQSENPEYRYSLAFLGFDGGNPGQAELELTYNWGTESYELGTAYGHIALGVPDAYAACEKIKAAGGNVTREAGPVKGGTTVIAFVTDPDGYKIELIQRADEHGTGTGLR, encoded by the coding sequence ATGAGATTCCTCCACACGATGCTGCGCGTTGGCAACCTCCAGCGCTCGATTGACTTCTACACCCACGTGCTCGGCATGCAACTGCTGCGCCAGTCCGAGAACCCCGAGTACCGCTACTCGCTGGCCTTCCTCGGCTTCGACGGCGGCAACCCCGGCCAGGCCGAACTCGAACTGACCTACAACTGGGGCACCGAGAGCTATGAGCTGGGCACGGCCTACGGGCATATCGCCCTGGGCGTGCCCGATGCCTACGCGGCCTGCGAGAAGATCAAGGCCGCCGGCGGCAATGTCACGCGCGAAGCCGGCCCGGTCAAGGGCGGCACCACGGTGATCGCCTTCGTGACCGATCCCGACGGCTACAAGATCGAACTCATCCAGCGCGCCGACGAACACGGCACCGGCACCGGCTTGCGCTGA
- a CDS encoding SDR family NAD(P)-dependent oxidoreductase: protein MHTTPSPSSSPRGAVHFGHTDRVCIVTGGAQGIGEACARRFAREGARVVIADVDDARGEALASELPGSIYVRCDVGDKAQVDALVQRTLAAHGRIDVLVNNAGIFRAADFLEITEDDFDAVLRVNLKGAFLVGQAVARAMAAAGSGAIVNMSSVNGVLAIPTIASYNVSKGGINQLTRAMALSLADRGVRVNAVAPGTIATELAARAVLTSDDARARILGRTPMKRLGEPSEVADAVAWLASDAASYVTGEIVVVDGGRMTLNYTVPLEG from the coding sequence ATGCACACCACCCCTTCCCCCTCTTCTTCTCCACGCGGTGCGGTCCACTTCGGGCACACGGACCGCGTCTGCATCGTCACCGGCGGCGCCCAGGGCATCGGCGAAGCCTGCGCGCGGCGCTTCGCCCGCGAAGGCGCGCGGGTGGTGATCGCCGACGTGGACGATGCCCGCGGCGAAGCCCTGGCGAGCGAGCTGCCCGGGTCGATCTACGTGCGCTGCGACGTGGGAGACAAGGCGCAGGTGGACGCACTGGTCCAGCGCACGCTGGCGGCCCACGGCCGCATCGACGTGCTGGTCAACAACGCCGGCATCTTCCGCGCGGCCGATTTCCTGGAGATCACCGAGGACGACTTCGATGCCGTGCTGCGCGTGAACCTCAAGGGCGCGTTCCTGGTCGGCCAGGCGGTGGCGCGCGCGATGGCCGCCGCGGGCTCCGGCGCCATCGTGAACATGAGTTCCGTCAACGGCGTGCTGGCGATCCCCACCATCGCCAGCTACAACGTGAGCAAGGGCGGCATCAACCAGCTCACGCGCGCGATGGCGCTCTCTCTGGCGGACCGCGGGGTGCGCGTGAACGCGGTGGCGCCCGGCACCATCGCCACCGAACTCGCGGCCCGCGCCGTGCTGACCAGCGACGATGCCCGCGCGCGCATCCTGGGCCGCACGCCCATGAAGCGCCTGGGCGAGCCCTCCGAGGTGGCCGACGCGGTCGCCTGGCTGGCGAGCGATGCCGCCAGCTACGTGACGGGCGAGATCGTGGTGGTGGACGGCGGGCGCATGACGCTCAACTACACGGTGCCGCTGGAAGGCTGA
- a CDS encoding tail fiber domain-containing protein gives MNPSSSLWTIAALIGMPAIAADIALTPPVGGGVLINSAANVPGLRVSPAGVQMPGLPATPSTFQRVVCHDPSGLVGGCDPAAVTGPRGATGATGATGSVGATGPAGATGASGATGASGPTGPAGATGAVGPTGPAGATGATGPQGNAGVTGPTGLRGPAGLGWRGTWSAATSYAVGDAVEYLGSSYVAVNAAAPGSTPGQTADWSLVAARGAPGSSAVVGLSPGATQASAVLPLVDIASANTIGTGASALVNVGTNGGSQTLMRLSDDGAFTVGGTAGTGSTPVSGAGVRMMWAPSKSAFRAGRVDGSGSAYWDEANIGDASAAFGLNTRAFGANSFAAGDTVSAVGNASVALGINASAQSNQSLAFNGTTTGVRAIAIGSNATSNGDDALALGPSAIAGGLASVAIGPVVAQGSFAVAIGLQNKANANFSVAIGKNAEALHQGSVVLGDGCAGFASDAVRSTANNQFIARGCGGIKLFTSQNLSSGVEVAPGGGSWSALSDRNKKENFADVDPVAVLEKVAALPIQTWNYKTQDTAIRHLGPTAQDFRAAFGLGENDTTINTVDADGAALVAIQGLHTLLREQREMIEQLRAEIERLKQR, from the coding sequence ATGAACCCTTCCTCCTCCCTCTGGACGATTGCCGCACTGATCGGCATGCCCGCTATCGCCGCCGACATCGCGCTCACGCCGCCCGTGGGAGGCGGTGTGCTGATCAACTCGGCCGCCAATGTGCCCGGGCTGCGGGTCAGCCCGGCGGGCGTGCAGATGCCCGGCCTCCCGGCCACGCCATCCACGTTCCAGCGGGTGGTGTGCCATGACCCCTCGGGCCTCGTGGGCGGTTGCGATCCGGCCGCCGTCACCGGTCCCCGCGGAGCGACCGGGGCAACGGGGGCCACCGGCTCCGTCGGCGCCACCGGGCCCGCCGGCGCCACGGGCGCATCGGGTGCCACGGGAGCGAGCGGGCCTACCGGACCGGCGGGTGCGACGGGAGCGGTCGGCCCCACCGGGCCGGCGGGCGCCACGGGTGCCACAGGTCCGCAGGGCAACGCCGGCGTGACCGGCCCCACCGGCCTCCGGGGCCCGGCGGGCCTGGGCTGGCGAGGTACATGGTCGGCAGCCACCAGCTACGCGGTGGGCGACGCGGTGGAATACCTCGGTTCGTCGTATGTCGCGGTCAACGCGGCGGCACCCGGCAGCACGCCCGGCCAGACGGCGGACTGGTCGCTCGTCGCCGCGCGCGGTGCACCCGGCTCCAGCGCCGTCGTCGGCCTGTCGCCCGGGGCCACCCAGGCCAGCGCGGTGCTGCCGCTGGTGGACATCGCGTCCGCCAACACCATCGGCACCGGCGCCTCGGCGCTGGTCAACGTGGGCACCAACGGCGGCAGCCAGACCCTCATGCGCCTGTCCGACGACGGAGCGTTCACCGTCGGCGGGACGGCCGGCACCGGCAGCACGCCCGTGAGCGGCGCCGGCGTGCGGATGATGTGGGCACCGTCCAAATCCGCCTTCCGCGCGGGCCGGGTCGACGGCTCCGGCAGCGCCTACTGGGACGAGGCGAACATCGGCGACGCCTCCGCCGCCTTCGGATTGAACACCCGGGCCTTCGGCGCCAACAGCTTCGCGGCCGGCGATACGGTCAGCGCCGTGGGGAATGCATCCGTCGCGCTGGGTATCAATGCGAGCGCCCAGTCCAACCAGAGCCTGGCCTTCAATGGCACGACCACCGGCGTCCGTGCGATCGCCATCGGCAGCAATGCCACGAGCAACGGCGACGACGCGTTGGCGCTCGGCCCGAGTGCGATCGCCGGCGGCCTTGCTTCCGTCGCCATCGGGCCGGTGGTGGCGCAGGGCAGTTTCGCCGTGGCGATCGGTCTGCAGAACAAGGCCAACGCCAATTTCTCTGTAGCGATCGGCAAGAACGCCGAGGCCCTCCACCAGGGCAGCGTGGTGCTCGGCGACGGCTGCGCGGGGTTCGCGAGCGATGCGGTCCGCTCCACGGCCAACAACCAGTTCATCGCCCGCGGCTGCGGCGGCATCAAGCTGTTCACCAGCCAGAATTTGTCCTCCGGCGTGGAAGTGGCGCCCGGCGGCGGCTCCTGGAGCGCGCTCAGCGACCGGAACAAGAAGGAGAACTTCGCGGACGTGGACCCGGTCGCCGTGTTGGAAAAAGTGGCGGCCCTGCCGATCCAGACCTGGAACTACAAGACCCAGGACACCGCCATCCGCCACCTGGGCCCCACCGCGCAGGACTTCCGCGCCGCCTTCGGCCTGGGCGAGAACGACACCACCATCAACACCGTGGACGCCGATGGCGCCGCGCTCGTGGCCATCCAGGGCCTGCACACGCTGCTCAGGGAGCAGCGCGAGATGATCGAGCAGCTGCGGGCCGAGATCGAGCGGCTCAAGCAGCGGTAA